The Triticum aestivum cultivar Chinese Spring chromosome 7B, IWGSC CS RefSeq v2.1, whole genome shotgun sequence genome window below encodes:
- the LOC123161947 gene encoding uncharacterized protein has product MACHLRSVSLPSRPHTKVEEELHSLEASISSPSMTIETISDGLRRLGDIYSTIEEILCLPSNQICSSQQRKMLEGETECSLELLDLCNAMHEDFTELKAIIQDLQVATRKGDDTAAQVKIQSYTRLVKKAKKHFKKAAKKVTSNKEDCRMVRLLIEAREITTSLLESTVHLLSKQIAVPKWSLVSKAFQKKNSVVCKEEQLQVLECSVGDLEAGAGILFRRLLQSRVTLLNILSS; this is encoded by the coding sequence ATGGCTTGCCATCTTAGATCAGTTAGTTTGCCTTCTAGGCCTCACACCAAGGTCGAAGAGGAGCTGCACAGCCTAGAGGCAAGCATCTCTTCACCCTCCATGACCATCGAGACTATCTCTGATGGTTTGAGGAGGCTTGGAGACATCTACAGCACCATTGAAGAGATCCTGTGCCTTCCTAGCAACCAAATTTGCTCTTCCCAGCAAAGGAAGATGTTGGAAGGTGAAACTGAGTGCTCCCTTGAGCTACTAGATCTCTGCAATGCCATGCATGAGGACTTCACCGAGTTGAAGGCCATTATCCAAGATCTGCAAGTGGCGACCAGAAAAGGAGATGACACCGCTGCTCAAGTCAAGATCCAGTCTTACACCCGCCTAGTGAAGAAGGCGAAGAAACATTTCAAGAAGGCCGCGAAGAAGGTTACATCCAACAAGGAGGACTGCAGGATGGTCAGGCTGTTGATCGAGGCTAGGGAGATCACCACCTCTCTCCTCGAGTCAACAGTACACCTCTTGTCCAAGCAAATCGCAGTGCCAAAATGGTCTCTCGTCTCCAAGGCATTCCAGAAGAAGAACTCGGTTGTTTGCAAGGAGGAGCAGTTGCAGGTCCTAGAGTGCAGTGTCGGAGATCTTGAGGCTGGAGCAGGAATCCTGTTCCGGAGATTGCTCCAGAGCAGAGTTACTCTCCTAAACATTCTTAGCTCATAG